One stretch of Armigeres subalbatus isolate Guangzhou_Male chromosome 2, GZ_Asu_2, whole genome shotgun sequence DNA includes these proteins:
- the LOC134213590 gene encoding uncharacterized protein LOC134213590, translated as MKTASLLVCMLVVVCCIDYSIAQIYIPCLGTEGLSQVPDPDNCQAFFICIDGMAFPQQCGPGLIFDVITNNCNTEDISVCITEVATPPTPSG; from the exons ATGAAAA CTGCTTCGTTATTGGTATGCATGCTGGTGGTGGTCTGCTGCATTGATTACAGCATCGCACAGATTTACATTCCTTGTTTGGGAACGGAAGGCCTGTCCCAGGTGCCGGATCCGGACAATTGTCAGGCATTTTTCATCTGCATCGATGGAATGGCCTTTCCTCAGCAGTGCGGCCCTGGACTGATCTTCGATGTCATCACCAACAATTGTAATACGGAGGATATCTCGGTTTGTATCACAGAAGTTGCTACGCCACCGACGCCATCCGGATAG